In a single window of the Drosophila albomicans strain 15112-1751.03 chromosome 3, ASM965048v2, whole genome shotgun sequence genome:
- the LOC117568433 gene encoding zinc carboxypeptidase-like, with the protein MQLKLVLLLATFGLAKVSAEMRYDNYKVYKVNIENMQQFELINAKEKALQLSSWREARHLGDSSDIMLPPQTQQAFEQLLNSQNFNYSLKIDNVQTLIDAQRPKQRTGYMEWTQYHTLDEIYAWLDVLEERYSDIVTPFTIGNSYEGRPIRGIKISYKEGNPAVFIESNIHAREWITSATITYFIDELLVPGKPGTKDIAKNVDWYIIPVLNVDGFVYSHEAVRLWRKSRFPSDPSLTGYCIGTDLNRNFNYRWMLIGASDNPCAETYAGPSAESDLEISQLTSYIDNQIPDGTIKIYISLHSYGQYVLSPWGHTAEEFPEHYPQMMAVAKGFADALVRRYGTVFTYGSSATTLYEVSGSGKEWAYGVKNITIPYTIELRDKGDLGFLLPPTDIIPVAREVTEGFVGMIAAAREIGVL; encoded by the exons ATGCAACTGAAACTGGTGCTGCTCTTGGCCACTTTTGGCCTGGCCAAAGTAAGTGCCGAGATGCGCTATGACAACTATAAGGTCTACAAAGTAAATATCGAGAATATGCAACAGTTTGAGCTGATCAATGCCAAGGAAAAAGCACTGCAA CTTAGCAGCTGGCGTGAGGCGCGTCATCTAGGCGACTCCTCGGACATTATGCTGCCTCCACAAACGCAGCAGGCATTCGAGCAGCTGCTCAACAGCCAAAACTTCAACTACAGCTTAAAGATCGACAATGTGCAAACACTGATCGATGCTCAACGTCCAAAACAACGCACTGGTTACATGGAGTGGACTCAGTATCACACGCTGGACGAGATCTACGCTTGGTTGGATGTGCTTGAAGAGCGTTATTCGGACATTGTGACGCCCTTTACAATTGGCAACTCCTACGAAGGACGTCCGATTCGTGGCATTAAAATATCTTATAAGGAAGGTAATCCAGCTGTCTTCATTGAGTCCAATATTCATGCTCGTGAATGGATCACTTCGGCTACGATCACATACTTTATCGATGAGTTGCTTGTGCCTGGTAAACCGGGCACCAAAGACATAGCCAAGAATGTGGATTGGTACATAATCCCCGTACTGAATGTCGATGGTTTTGTCTACTCACACGAAGCG GTACGCCTTTGGCGCAAGTCGCGTTTTCCCTCTGACCCAAGTCTGACAGGATATTGCATTGGCACCGATTTGAATCGCAACTTTAACTATCGCTGGATGC TGATTGGTGCTTCGGACAACCCTTGCGCGGAAACCTATGCAGGTCCTTCGGCTGAGTCCGATCTGGAGATCAGTCAGCTGACCAGCTACATAGACAACCAAATACCAGATGGTACTATTAAGATCTACATATCACTGCACTCCTATGGCCAATATGTGCTTTCACCCTGGGGCCACACGGCTGAAGAATTCCCCGAACACTATCCCCAGATGATGGCTGTAGCCAAGGGTTTTGCCGATGCCTTAGTTCGACGCTATGGCACAGTATTCACCTATGGCTCAAGTGCCACAACGCTTT ATGAAGTTTCTGGTTCTGGCAAGGAGTGGGCCTATGGTGTGAAGAACATAACCATACCATACACCATCGAATTGCGTGATAAGGGTGATTTGGGATTCCTACTGCCGCCCACGGATATAATACCTGTGGCACGTGAGGTGACCGAGGGATTTGTGGGCATGATAGCGGCTGCCCGGGAAATTGGTGTACTCTAA